The following are encoded together in the Blautia obeum ATCC 29174 genome:
- the jag gene encoding RNA-binding cell elongation regulator Jag/EloR, with protein MDEYMQFSAKTKNEAITKACIELGVSSDQLDIQVVSEGSSGFFGIGSKPAIIKARKVYDNSEEKEIEKIVDSVKINAFKEDTVKETQKSAPKSVSRQNDVKPETKTETAKASKEEKQPRPAKEKPAKEKPVKEQKERPAKEKQVKASKPIEIITDPEEIKDIEERALVFLRDVFGSMDLGEVQITSKYNTTDGCLEVDFEGEDMGILIGKRGQTLDSLQYLTSLVVNKGKSDYIRVKLDTEDYRRRRKETLENLARGIAYKVKKTRKPVVLEPMNPYERRIIHSALQGNKFVETVSEGEEPYRHVVVKLKRY; from the coding sequence ATGGATGAATATATGCAGTTTTCAGCCAAAACAAAGAACGAGGCAATTACAAAGGCATGTATTGAACTGGGTGTATCCAGTGATCAGCTTGATATTCAGGTAGTCAGCGAAGGAAGTTCCGGATTTTTTGGAATCGGAAGTAAACCGGCAATTATCAAAGCTCGTAAAGTATATGATAATTCTGAAGAAAAAGAAATCGAAAAAATCGTTGATTCTGTTAAAATTAATGCTTTTAAAGAAGATACCGTAAAAGAAACACAGAAATCTGCACCGAAATCCGTTTCCAGACAGAACGATGTGAAACCGGAGACTAAGACAGAAACCGCAAAAGCATCAAAAGAAGAAAAACAGCCGAGACCTGCAAAAGAAAAACCTGCAAAAGAGAAACCGGTAAAAGAACAGAAAGAAAGACCGGCGAAAGAAAAACAGGTAAAAGCATCAAAACCGATCGAAATCATTACAGATCCGGAAGAAATCAAAGATATTGAAGAGAGAGCACTTGTATTCCTTCGCGATGTATTTGGTTCCATGGATCTTGGAGAAGTTCAGATCACTTCAAAATACAATACAACAGACGGTTGTCTGGAAGTTGATTTTGAAGGAGAAGATATGGGCATCCTTATCGGTAAGAGAGGACAGACACTGGATTCTCTCCAGTATCTGACAAGCCTTGTTGTAAATAAAGGCAAATCCGATTATATCCGTGTCAAACTTGATACAGAGGATTACAGAAGACGTCGTAAAGAGACTCTGGAAAACCTTGCAAGAGGAATTGCCTACAAGGTGAAAAAGACCAGAAAACCTGTTGTACTTGAGCCGATGAATCCATATGAAAGAAGAATCATCCACTCTGCACTGCAGGGAAATAAATTTGTTGAAACAGTCAGTGAAGGTGAGGAACCTTACCGTCATGTAGTTGTTAAATTAAAAAGATATTAA
- a CDS encoding YidC/Oxa1 family membrane protein insertase → MILATKSGTPIIGQIAVVMGWIMNAIYKVLEAVGIQNLGLCIIIFSILIYLCMTPLQIKQQKFSKLSAIMQPEIQKIQKKYQGKKDQDSMMKMQEETQAVYQKYGVSATGSCVQLAIQMPILFTLYQVIQNIPAYVGSVYNVFNGVCTKILAVDGFTDIINNFITDNKMTRVRQVTENADSIVDFLYALSPSQWESLQNISQFSGFSDQISKTASEIQKMQTFGVLNIADQPLSYIKTGSLILIIAALAIPLLSWATQMLNLKLMPQAATQNGNNDNNAMASSMKTMNTVMPLMSAFFCFTFPVGLGIYWIASSVVRSIQQLLINRHLNKMNIDDLVNENMKKMEAKRAKEGLPPQKITNQAHQSARNINKIEKGMSGTDEANRAKKVEEAYKNASHAKAGSITAKANLVRDFEERNKKK, encoded by the coding sequence ATGATTTTGGCTACTAAGAGTGGTACCCCGATCATTGGTCAGATTGCAGTTGTAATGGGATGGATCATGAATGCAATCTACAAGGTTCTGGAAGCCGTAGGAATTCAGAATCTTGGCCTTTGTATTATTATTTTCAGTATTCTGATCTACCTTTGTATGACTCCTCTGCAGATCAAACAGCAGAAATTCTCCAAGCTGAGTGCGATCATGCAGCCTGAGATCCAGAAGATCCAGAAAAAATACCAGGGTAAAAAAGATCAGGATTCCATGATGAAGATGCAGGAAGAAACACAGGCAGTTTACCAGAAATATGGTGTATCTGCGACAGGAAGCTGTGTTCAGCTGGCAATCCAGATGCCGATCCTGTTTACTCTGTATCAGGTAATCCAGAACATTCCGGCTTATGTTGGAAGTGTTTACAATGTATTTAACGGTGTCTGCACAAAAATCCTTGCAGTAGACGGATTTACAGATATCATCAACAACTTTATCACAGACAACAAGATGACACGAGTAAGACAGGTAACTGAGAATGCAGATTCTATCGTAGATTTCCTGTATGCGCTGTCTCCGTCTCAGTGGGAATCCTTACAGAATATCAGCCAGTTCTCCGGATTTTCAGATCAGATCAGCAAGACTGCTTCTGAAATCCAGAAAATGCAGACATTTGGTGTGCTGAACATTGCTGACCAGCCACTGAGTTATATCAAAACGGGATCCCTGATCCTTATCATTGCAGCTCTTGCAATTCCGCTTCTTTCCTGGGCTACACAGATGCTCAACCTGAAGCTTATGCCACAGGCAGCGACGCAGAATGGCAATAATGATAACAATGCCATGGCAAGTTCCATGAAGACGATGAACACAGTAATGCCGCTTATGTCAGCATTTTTCTGTTTCACCTTCCCGGTAGGTCTTGGTATTTACTGGATCGCAAGTTCCGTAGTAAGAAGTATCCAGCAGCTGCTGATCAACCGTCATCTGAACAAGATGAATATCGATGACCTTGTTAATGAAAATATGAAAAAGATGGAAGCCAAGAGAGCAAAAGAAGGACTTCCGCCGCAGAAGATTACAAATCAGGCTCATCAGAGTGCCCGAAACATCAATAAGATTGAAAAAGGCATGAGTGGTACTGATGAAGCAAATCGTGCAAAAAAAGTAGAAGAAGCTTACAAGAATGCATCTCATGCAAAAGCCGGAAGTATCACAGCCAAGGCAAATCTTGTAAGAGATTTCGAAGAACGTAATAAGAAGAAATAA
- the yidD gene encoding membrane protein insertion efficiency factor YidD, with amino-acid sequence MKKLLIKMIRLYQIYISPMKRTKCPYIPTCSQYGLEAIEKYGALKGGLLAVWRILRCNPFSHGGYDPVP; translated from the coding sequence ATGAAGAAACTTCTTATTAAAATGATACGACTCTATCAGATCTATATTTCACCGATGAAGAGAACAAAGTGTCCTTATATTCCCACATGTTCTCAATATGGTTTGGAAGCAATCGAAAAATATGGTGCGCTTAAGGGAGGATTACTTGCAGTATGGAGAATATTACGCTGTAATCCTTTTTCTCATGGAGGATATGATCCCGTACCATAA